A DNA window from Ostrea edulis chromosome 5, xbOstEdul1.1, whole genome shotgun sequence contains the following coding sequences:
- the LOC125650531 gene encoding uncharacterized protein LOC125650531, translating into MNVFQTRMPFRKQLKSCQPQAFGKNALLQKQYERQYSRLERERKSTQRQIQITEEKCVHSVYNLLQEAELYEQEKKQKQEEEKVKRAEKERKNPVFYYEIENEYVPKQPETKIVRGRPMTASVNTRKIGTQHNELRKRPSSASPALCCQNGGPASTAINVQRISSAESSHSRLSSASSYGSVQNENVFDSRPSSADIGPISANTGTNLKLWQLNVKRNSEGKPSAVRRGSSARSVRSVEESSETFQDPETMNTFARPKTADRYRRRRPDDELSEYWNRRVANIIRKWDLRDSDQYTKDLKVVKDIGPPPYRKLDSRTGQVERFIQKYSGKYRSLLRQTTSPALLDNRQKRSEKISRQDLASINADTAKYKKNTKFLLSKSREIKLFIENLPGVDKSQNLLNSSNP; encoded by the coding sequence ATGAACGTTTTTCAGACAAGGATGCCATTTCGAAAGCAACTGAAATCCTGTCAACCACAAGCGTTCGGGAAAAACGCGTTGTTACAGAAGCAGTATGAACGACAGTATAGCAGACTGGAAAGAGAGCGGAAATCGACACAGAGGCAGATCCAAATTACCGAGGAGAAGTGTGTTCACTCCGTATACAATCTCCTACAGGAGGCCGAGTTATATGAACaagagaaaaaacaaaaacaagaggaAGAAAAGGTAAAACGGGCTGAGAAAGAGCGCAAAAATCCGGTGTTTTATTACGAAATAGAGAACGAATATGTTCCTAAGCAACCAGAAACAAAAATAGTCCGAGGTCGTCCGATGACAGCATCAGTGAACACTCGTAAAATAGGTACACAACATAACGAACTAAGAAAACGCCCTTCTTCTGCTAGTCCCGCTCTTTGTTGTCAAAATGGAGGCCCTGCATCCACAGCAATTAATGTTCAACGAATTTCTAGTGCCGAAAGTTCTCACAGCCGACTCTCCAGCGCAAGCTCGTATGGTTCTGTTCAAAACGAAAACGTTTTCGATTCAAGACCAAGCTCCGCGGACATTGGGCCTATTTCTGCAAATACGGGGACTAACCTAAAACTATGGCAACTTAACGTTAAAAGGAACAGTGAAGGTAAGCCGTCTGCTGTAAGGAGGGGTAGTTCAGCAAGATCGGTCCGATCTGTGGAAGAGTCGTCCGAAACCTTTCAGGATCCGGAGACGATGAATACTTTTGCACGACCGAAAACTGCCGATAGGTACCGGCGTCGGCGCCCTGATGACGAACTCTCGGAGTACTGGAATCGGCGCGTGGCGAATATAATCCGTAAGTGGGACCTTCGGGACAGTGACCAATACACCAAAGATCTGAAGGTCGTCAAGGACATCGGGCCTCCTCCCTACAGAAAACTTGATTCCAGAACAGGACAGGTTGAACGGTTTATTCAGAAATATTCCGGAAAGTACCGTTCCTTGTTAAGACAGACAACATCGCCGGCTTTACTAGACAATCGACAAAAAAGAAGTGAGAAGATAAGCAGACAGGACCTAGCAAGCATTAATGCGGATACCGCTAAGTACAAAAAGAATACCAAATTTCTTCTGAGTAAAAGCAGAGAAATAAAGCTGTTCATAGAGAATCTTCCTGGAGTGGACAAATCACAAAATCTTCTTAATTCGTCAAATCCCTGA
- the LOC125650530 gene encoding uncharacterized protein LOC125650530, with amino-acid sequence MDPPNCCTAESGPADDVSSEQWCICFNCMYRAEQNVNAPVSRIPEAKEIGERPFGRLTEDITRKRNQVAQGIYRQRCRSYKKDLDHAKNQIKAKTVDNILNHYSLLKEAETIENEKLDKNKKSDEHFLKRPEIPTISLRKSQDNDEDQMKSLRGAKTKTRLKRSATFVLGDLPSQSNIRKTSISKGQQKFAVTRSRTTLFKEMDEVSEKSKPKVKTTSIAGFRAHIVPRLYKSATNPTSSKDRGKENSTDSPRHRPQTERSSTTNTSKGEDCEKSSVSKSTSDIEAEYFLKRINKLFKVSGPDGGDEEQTEPRPQSCIPCPQSKASSRTRSFLQNTVSKYKWVFIPGVTYYDLDKQCLSKQREREKVKVRQSELATIQADLHRKETSIRRLVRRSTNIREEMSHVTTGRPPR; translated from the coding sequence GATCCCCGAAGCTAAAGAGATTGGAGAACGTCCATTCGGACGTCTGACAGAAGACATTACTCGGAAACGCAATCAGGTGGCCCAAGGAATCTACCGTCAAAGGTGCCGGTCCTACAAAAAAGATTTAGACCACGCgaaaaatcaaattaaagcTAAAACTGTTGACAATATTCTGAACCATTACTCTCTTTTGAAAGAGGCGGAGACAATAGAGAACGAGAAACTGGACAAAAATAAGAAATCCGATGAACATTTTCTGAAAAGACCCGAGATCCCTACGATCAGTTTACGGAAAAGCCAAGACAACGACGAAGATCAGATGAAGTCACTTCGTGGAGCCAAAACTAAAACTCGTCTGAAACGGAGTGCCACGTTCGTGCTGGGAGATCTGCCATCTCAGTCAAATATCAGAAAGACCAGTATATCTAAAGGACAACAAAAATTTGCAGTTACCAGAAGTCGAACAACTTTGTTCAAAGAAATGGATGAAGTGTCAGAGAAAAGCAAACCTAAGGTTAAAACAACCTCAATTGCTGGTTTCCGTGCTCATATCGTGCCAAGACTATATAAAAGTGCTACAAACCCCACCTCGTCGAAGGATCGGGGCAAGGAAAATTCCACTGACTCTCCACGACATCGGCCTCAGACGGAAAGGAGCAGTACAACAAATACAAGCAAAGGGGAGGACTGTGAAAAGTCAAGTGTCAGCAAAAGTACGTCTGACATAGAGGCTGAATATTTTCTGAAGCGtatcaataaacttttcaaagtTTCAGGGCCAGATGGTGGAGATGAAGAGCAGACAGAACCGCGCCCACAATCATGCATTCCCTGTCCGCAAAGTAAGGCATCGTCACGCACGCGCAGTTTTCTTCAAAACACTGTCTCCAAATACAAGTGGGTGTTTATTCCAGGTGTCACATACTACGACCTGGACAAACAGTGTCTGTCTAAACAGCGAGAACGGGAGAAAGTGAAAGTCCGCCAGTCCGAGCTCGCTACAATTCAAGCTGACTTACACCGGAAGGAAACGTCCATTAGAAGGCTTGTGCGCAGGAGCACCAATATAAGAGAAGAAATGAGTCACGTGACGACTGGTCGACCACCAAGATAA